In Dromaius novaehollandiae isolate bDroNov1 chromosome 4, bDroNov1.hap1, whole genome shotgun sequence, a single genomic region encodes these proteins:
- the ZGRF1 gene encoding 5'-3' DNA helicase ZGRF1 isoform X1 yields MTSQEFTVLYTHQKMKKSKTWQDGILRIRTGGNKAILFDDKAQCLESIFIKSQVNAGDNLESERYLITVEAVKLNEKSSEDQPRKAETTAVNRNVIKPGGLPLRHLPVGLKRKFTGFQGPRQVEKKIPTKEDEEKATILPLSKQCQGSFPSKFYITSPLFSTICKKDADTNLSTNFHEDVYTNNDKEHESFTSLVSAPFLDICKETEKRNSDQSVVKPEHPLITEHTKTSSHVAVSQNIRSTAQIIALLKSKPAQLCREQATSDITGCHSRFQTSENVDSFHDRKSITLPGFSGNPDKGLTQNIQHQHFTKETGSDKREWNAEMLLSSAEQPCDKEVAGQRHDRKANNLSQDLQDPCSTKTLHPEKMCACMNLTDSKGQCTLVCERYREPSFSRSEGVPKPLSINRCAANDQPNSCILSESSISKMNSSEFVSSLSDISFSASPAESIAPETNPSTCREHSVANGLIEDSSVKSQNELQPRRNSETVSSDLELSADVVLTGLEVVKEELGTHGRDSGPDEQVMEINFNLLEAFDFNDTDNKDLCERDVKELVEGDMLSQGPACLKGKDAAQTVELRLHSSCEVMSRSKKEVKGLIFDGENDRNRSTGGIPLLLCDNNVGNIWRTAEDSVSPTRIEMELLDDRNKIKETSESRLNIEASTCKKDLDDCAANTINEGLIKSKDSDLLPSGTNINEGHAETNIFEKTESNSCISSSRMISAMDKRTAEEVLPLGCTKSQYIDLEHFQGTSNDGIKPGSPFPAFLQKSDTSCGSFEYIVEDQQNVFDISYKEDTIISRSAIYLLGKGHSSSEETEIGETEFENIESINSLHEACEGERIGMDCVKCTAFVENSSELPDLVNNIALLRALTEHSTALESLQKIQENSSLLYEAETSKEIFEPLVRDKAIKQLTEMSYSGSRELSSCSYLDSSGLTPLCVDNILQKPKPSILPAAPGQGDCRTFDCQPKSPHARNFHEDDTNFTAEGNFQKKSNIIKESIMDETPLALGIYSEIPKRIMSGSLSHSDLVQTQWTSWEPSKMISSVPPASSLNPDSPICPPSRNEETIEDIQEPLIDRIIPIGTEPSECFFTWEESSYPEQCNLSRFKPTVKTRAPLVTVPATGKIPDAEVYLTDCDAVQQSVGSSVVNLRNKSAVFPISAFGPEDRNYETSVFEEHTEDGQRESIQPMSPNVTSQYRQSKWLKYQNSAQCDLISQNSDDVEVTEDIWAENILGMPLGDTGESQSSAMNKNPPGSVCLRMAKSMVGKRCANSKNRDLISERKLLSLHLSQAPLAEATQKVLSHLSCHTVTGEVQDLTVSELSFPNVDKVKYANVPKRKIAIPTVFQSHVHYKQIFTAALTEHLNIILFELSQRLHKALSKVDISFYTSLKDGQSGSKESRVPLCDHMLPAKLVVVKKEGQNKGRLFYTCDAPKAEQCSFFKWIEEVNPGQIKSRPGIVLHDVKSIGAYLRSQKISFYEGCQLLVRKAFEIQTKQFNKLKKFMNTRAKFDGDSKSKLYLKLSRKEHSSVYSKDDIWVVSKTLNFDPLDTFIASSAFFGPSSNNEVELLPLKGYCPSNWQTNMLVHALLVCNASGELTSLRNMEEYFNPLTLPLIPYLLKMNFDSEKATKKVNKRRFIPPASNLKCTMMYGLVSPEITMALARKMIQTFSLNPDQATSLIQIAGMMTSHENVKPVEEQQIFPITIIHGVFGAGKSYLLSVVILFLVQLFESSEAKDGQRPVPWKLLIASSTNVAVDRILLGLLDLGFESFIRVGSIRKIAKPILPYSLHAGSGNENEQLKELLALMKEDLTPVERIYVRKSIEQHKLGTNKAILQQVKVVGVTCAACPFSCMNTLKFPVVVLDECSQMTEPASLLPIARFQCEKLVLVGDPKQLPPTIQGSDSVHEKGLEQTLFDRLSLMGHKAILLRTQYRCHPAISAIANELFYEGILINGVSEEDRSPLLDWLPTLCFYSVSGMEQIERDNSFYNMAEAHFTVKLIQCLIASGVEGSAIGVITLYKSQMCKIQNLLSGVHSEALEIKAVQVSTVDAFQGAEKEIIVLSCVRTRQVGFIDSEKRMNVALTRAKRHLLIVGNLACLSKNRLWGRVIHHCKGWENGLQHVSQCEQQLNNILKCYSEKNNEEKDKKKEN; encoded by the exons ATGACTTCTCAAGAATTTACT GTATTGTACACtcaccaaaaaatgaaaaaatcaaaaaCGTGGCAAGATGGAATTCTGAGGATTAGAACTGGAGGAAATAAG gcAATCTTGTTTGATGATAAAGCACAATGTTTGGAGAGCATATTTATAAAATCTCAG GTGAACGCTGGAGATAATTTAGAAAGTGAACGTTATTTGATCACTGTTGAAGCAGTAAAGCTGAATGAAAAATCTTCTGAAGATCAGCCAAGGAAGGCAGAAACTACAGCAGTGAATAGAAATGTCATAAAGCCTGGTGGTCTGCCTCTAAGGCACCTGCCTGTTGGGTTGAAAAGGAAGTTTACA GGTTTCCAAGGGCCACGCCAAGTTGAAAAGAAAATACCAACaaaggaagatgaagaaaaagcaacaatattGCCTTTATCTAAGCAGTGTCAGGGTTCTTTTCCATCTAAGTTTTATATCACCTCTCCCTTATTTTCTACGATTTGCAAGAAGGATGCAGACACAAATTTGTCTACCAACTTCCATGAAGATGTATATACAAACAATGATAAAGAACATGAGTCTTTCACCTCACTGGTTTCCGCTCCATTTCTTGATATATGTAAAGAGACAGAGAAGAGGAACTCTGATCAGTCTGTTGTGAAGCCAGAACATCCTCTAATTACAGAGCACACCAAAACAAGCAGTCATGTGGCAGTGTCACAGAACATCAGGAGCACGGCACAGATAATAGCTCTTTTGAAGTCTAAACCAGCACAGCTATGCAGAGAGCAAGCAACTTCTGACATCACAGGATGTCATTCGAGGTTTCAGACATCAGAAAACGTAGATAGTTTCCATGACCGAAAGAGCATAACCCTACCTGGCTTTTCAGGCAACCCTGACAAAGGACTTACTCAAAATATTCAGCACCAACATTTTACAAAGGAAACTGGAAGTGATAAAAGGGAATGGAATGCTGAAATGCTGCTAAGTTCTGCTGAACAACCTTGTGATAAAGAAGTTGCAGGACAAAGGCACGACAGAAAGGCAAATAACTTAAGTCAAGATTTACAAGATCCCTGCAGTACAAAGACTTTGCATCCTGAAAAAATGTGTGCCTGTATGAATTTAACAGACAGCAAAGGGCAATGCACTCTGGTTTGTGAAAGATATCGAGAACCCTCATTCTCTAGAAGTGAAGGGGTACCTAAACCGTTATCAATTAACAGATGCGCTGCCAATGACCAACCAAATAGTTGCATCCTATCTGAATCCAGCATAAGTAAAATGAACAGCAGTGAATTTGTGTCATCCTTAAGtgatatttctttttcagcaaGTCCAGCTGAGTCCATCGCCCCTGAGACAAATCCCTCCACATGCAGAGAGCATTCAGTGGCCAATGGTCTTATAGAGGATTCATCTGTAAAGTCACAAAATGAACTCCAGCCAAGACGAAATTCAGAAACAGTGTCTAGTGACTTGGAGCTCTCTGCAGATGTAGTATTGACTGGACTTGAAGTTGTAAAAGAGGAATTAGGTACACATGGCAGAGACAGTGGTCCAGATGAACAGGTGATGGAGATTAACTTCAATTTATTGGAGGCTTTTGATTTTAATGACACAGACAATAAAGACCTGTGTGAAAGAGATGTGAAAGAGCTTGTTGAAGGAGACATGCTTTCACAAGGTCCAGCTTGCTTAAAGGGAAAAGATGCAGCACAAACTGTTGAGTTGAGACTTCATTCTTCCTGTGAAGTAATGTCACGCAGCAAAAAAGAAGTCAAAGGTTTAATATTTGATGGAGAGAATGATAGAAATCGCTCTACAGGAGGTATACCATTGCTGCTTTGTGACAACAATGTTGGCAACATTTGGAGAACTGCCGAAGACTCTGTAAGCCCCACCAGAATTGAAATGGAACTTTTGGAtgatagaaacaaaataaaagagacTAGTGAAAGTCGATTAAATATTGAAGCTAGCACCTGTAAGAAGGATCTTGATGACTGTGCAGCAAATACCATTAATGAGGGGTTGATAAAAAGCAAGGACTCTGATCTTTTGCCTAGTGGCACAAATATTAATGAAGGTCATGCTGAAACCAATATATTTGAGAAAACTGAAAGTAATTCATGTATTTCTAGCAGCAGAATGATTTCTGCAATGGACAAAAGAACTGCAGAGGAAGTGTTACCGCTTGGATGTACAAAATCCCAGTACATAGATTTAGAACATTTCCAGGGTACTAGTAATGATGGCATTAAACCAGGTAGTCCTTTCCCAGCTTTTTTGCAAAAATCTGATACTTCTTGTGGCTCATTCGAATATATTGTAGAGGATCAGCAAAATGTATTTGACATTTCATATAAGGAAGATACTATAATTTCCAGAAGTGCTATCTATCTTTTAGGAAAAGGCCATTCATCTTCAGAGGAAACAGAAATAGGTGAAACTGAGTTTGAAAATATAGAGAGCATAAATTCCCTTCATGAAGCCTGCGAAGGTGAAAGAATAGGAATGGATTGCGTGAAATGCACAGCATTTGTTGAAAATTCATCAGAACTTCCTGATTTGGTAAACAATATCGCTCTTTTAAGAGCTTTGACTGAACATAGCACAGCATTAGAAAGCTTACAAAAGATACAGGAAAATAGTAGCTTATTATATGAAGCAGAGACTTCTAAAGAGATATTTGAACCCCTTGTAAGAGACAAAG CTATAAAACAATTAACAGAAATGTCTTACTCAGGAAGTAGAGAGCTATCTTCTTGTTCATACTTGGATTCTTCTGGCCTTACG CCCCTCTGTGTGGACAACATATTACAGAAACCCAAACCATCTATTCTGCCAGCAGCACCAGGCCAAGGAGACTGTAGGACTTTTGACTGCCAGCCAAAG TCTCCACATGCAAGAAATTTTCATGAAGATGATACCAATTTTACTGCAGAAGGGAATTTTCAAAAGAAGTCTAACATTATTAAAGAGTCAATAATGGATGAAACTC CATTGGCACTGGGTATATATTCTGAAATTCCGAAACGGATAATGTCAGGCTCACTTTCACATTCTGATTTGGTGCAAACGCAGTGGACTTCATGGGAACCTTCCAAG ATGATTTCATCAGTACCACCAGCTTCCTCACTTAATCCAGACTCTCCGATTTGTCCACCTTCAAGAAATGAGGAAACTATTGAAGACATCCAAGAGCCTCTGATAGACAGGATCATACCAATTGGCACAGAACCTTCAGAATGCTTCTTCA CATGGGAGGAATCCAGCTATCCAGAACAATGCAACCTCTCAAGATTCAAACCCACTGTTAAAACACGAGCTCCACTTGTCACTGTTCCTGCCACTGGGAAGATTCCTGACGCAGAAGTTTATCTGACTGACTGTGATGCGGTTCAGCAATCTGTTGGCTCTTCAGTAGTCAATTTACGCAACAAGTCAGCAGTGTTTCCTATCAGTGCTTTTGGCCCCGAGGACAGGAATTATGAAACCTCTGTGTTTGAAGAGCATACGGAAGACGGACAAAGGGAGTCTATACAACCAATGTCTCCTAATGTGACTTCACAATATAGACAAAGCAAGTGGCTAAAATACCAAAACAGTGCTCAGTGTGACTTGATATCTCAAAACAGCGATGATGTGGAAGTGACTGAAGACATCTGGGCTGAGAACATCCTTGGAATGCCACTGGGTGACACAGGAGAGAGCCAGAGCAGTGCTATGAATAAAAACCCTCCTGGCTCTGTCTGTCTGCGGATGGCAAAGAGCATGGTTGGTAAACGTTGTGCAAATAGCAAGAACAGAGATTTAATTTCAGAGAGGAAGTTACTTTCTCTGCACTTAAGTCAGGCTCCTTTAGCTGAAGCAACACAAAAGGTGTTAAGCCATCTGAGCTGCCACACTGTAACAGGAGAAGTCCAG gaCTTAACAGTTTCTGAGTTGTCCTTTCCTAATGTGGATAAGGTAAAATATGCTAATGTTCCTAAAAGGAAGATTGCCATACCGACTGTTTTTCAGTCTCATGTTCATTACAAACAGATTTTTACAGCTGCTTTAACAG AGCATTTAAACATAATTCTATTTGAGCTGTCACAAAGATTACACAAGGCTCTTTCAAAAGTGGATATATCATTTTACACTTCATTGAAAGATGGGCAAAGTGGGAGCAAAGAAAGCCGTGTTCCACTGTGTGATCACATGCTTCCTGCTAAGCTTGTTGTCGTTAAAAAAGAAGGTCAGAACAAG gGTCGTTTGTTCTATACCTGTGATGCCCCAAAAGCTGAGCAGTGTTCATTTTTCAAGTGGATAGAAGAGGTGAATCCAGGACAGATAAAATCCAGACCCGGTATAGTGCTTCATGATGTAAAAAGTATTGGGGCGTACCTCAGAAGTCAGAAGATTTCTTTCTATGAGGGATGCCAGCTTTTGGTGAG GAAAGCCTTTGAAATTCAAACAAAACAGTTTAATAAGTTAAAGAAATTTATGAATACACGTGCCAAATTCGATGGTGATTCCAAAAGCAAATTATACCTCAAACTGAGCAGAAAGGAGCATTCTTCTGTCTACAGTAAAG ATGATATTTGGGTTGTTTCGAAGACTCTAAACTTTGATCCCCTTGATACTTTCATTGCAAGTAGTGCTTTCTTTGGACCGTCATCTAACAACGAAGTAGAATTACTACCCCTGAAAGGCTATTGTCCCTCAAACTGGCAAACAAATA TGCTTGTTCATGCCTTGCTAGTTTGTAATGCTAGTGGTGAGCTTACGTCTTTAAGAAATATGGAGGAGTACTTCAATCCACTTACGCTACCACTAATACCGTATCTACTAAAGAT GAATTTTGATTCTGAAAAGGCTACTAAGAAAGTCAACAAAAGAAGATTTATTCCCCCAGCGTCAAACCTGAAATGCACAATGATGTATGGACTTGTCAGCCCTGAAATAACAATGGCACTAGCCAGGAAGATGATCCAAACGTTCTCATTGAACCCAGATCAAGCTACGTCATTGATCCAGATAGCTGGGATGATGACTTCGCATGAAAATGTCAAACCAGTGGAAGAACAGCAGATCTTCCCTATCACAATCATACATG GTGTTTTTGGAGCTGGAAAGAGCTATTTGCTGTCTGTTGTAATCTTGTTCCTAGTACAGCTCTTTGAAAGCAGTGAAGCAAAGGATGGCCAAAGGCCAGTTCCATGGAAACTTCTGATTGCTTCCTCCACTAATGTTGCCGTTGACAGGATACTGCTTGG TCTACTTGATCTTGGATTTGAGAGTTTTATCCGAGTGGGAAGTATTAGGAAAATTGCCAAACCAATTCTTCCCTATAG TTTACATGCTGGctcaggaaatgaaaatgaacaaTTGAAAGAACTGCTTGCTCTCATGAAGGAAGATTTAACTCCAGTTGAAAGAATCTATGTGAGGAAGAGTATTGAGCAACATAAACTAGGGACCAACAAAGCTATATTGCAACAG GTAAAAGTGGTTGGAGTGACCTGTGCTGCCTGCCCATTCTCTTGTATGAATACCCTTAAATTTCCTGTGGTGGTGCTGGATGAGTGCAGTCAGATGACTGAACCTGCTTCTCTCCTTCCTATTGCCAG GTTTCAATGTGAAAAGCTGGTCCTTGTTGGAGATCCTAAGCAATTACCACCAACTATTCAAGGGTCTGATAGTGTTCATGAAAAGGGATTGGAGCAGACTCTGTTTGATCGGCTTTCCTTAATG GGGCATAAAGCAATACTGCTTCGGACACAGTACCGATGTCACCCTGCTATCAGTGCTATAGCCAATGAGCTGTTTTATGAAGGAATTCTGATAAATGGTGTTTCAGAGGAAGACAGAAGTCCTTTACTGGATTGGCTTCCAACACTATGTTTTTATAGTGTTAGTGGGATGGAGCAA ATTGAAAGAGACAACAGCTTTTATAATATGGCAGAAGCTCATTTTACAGTCAAGCTTATCCAGTGTCTGATTGCAAGTGGAGTAGAAGGATCTGCAATTGGTGTGATTACTCTTTATAAATCACAGATGTGTAAG ATTCAGAATTTGCTTAGTGGTGTACACTCTGAAGCTCTTGAAATTAAAGCTGTCCAAGTGTCCACTGTAGATGCATTCCAAGGAGCTGAGAAGGAGATCATTGTTTTGTCGTGTGTAAGAACAAGACAGGTTGGATTCATAGATTCAGAAAAGCGAATGAATGTTGCACTGACAAGAGCAAAGAGGCATTTGCTGATTGTTGGAAATCTGGCCTGCTTAAGTAAGAACAGACTGTGGGGAAGAGTAATTCATCACTGCAAAG GTTGGGAAAATGGATTACAACATGTAAGCCAGTGTGAGCAGCAGCTAAACAACATTCTTAAGTGTTATTCggagaaaaataatgaagaaaaggataagaaaaaggaaaattaa